A stretch of DNA from Syntrophorhabdus sp.:
ATCGCATTTTCATCGCACATCAATGGTGTCCCACCCATATCCACTGCGCTGGCAAAACCTTGCGGAAAGTGCGGTGAAGCAAGCAGGGATGTTGTTTCGCCGTCGTAGGAATTTTGAAAACATTGCCATATATCAGCGTGTGATACATTATAGACAGATGGGAGGTGTTCCAATGACCCTTGCCGAAACAAGGTCGCGCATAGTATCCGACCCGGAAATCCTCGGGGGACTGCCCGTAATCGAGGGGACTCGTGTTCCAGCAGGAAACATCCTCG
This window harbors:
- a CDS encoding DUF433 domain-containing protein; protein product: MTLAETRSRIVSDPEILGGLPVIEGTRVPAGNIL